GCCTGTTCGAAAGGGTGGTGTTCGTCAAGCCTTCCCAGGTGGGAGCAACAGAGATCCTGTTGAACTGGATAGGGTACTCGATCCACTACTCGCCCGGACCGATGGCTGTCGTCACGGCGACGATGGATCTCGCCAAGACGCTGTCCCAGACACGCCTTGATCCCATGATTGCCGACAACCAGATTCTGAAGGATCTGGTGGTTGAACAGAAATCCAGGGATTCAGGGAACTCGACCAATCTGAAGGTTGCCCGGAACGGGGCAGTCGTCTGGCTGAAGGGGGCAAATTCTCCCGCCAGTCTGATGTCCATCGCGGTCAAGCGTCTGGCCGGTGACGAGGTGGAGCGGTGGCCTGGGAACGTTGGCGGCGAGGGTGATCCCGTTTGGCTCGCCGAGGCCAGAACGAACACCTTTCGGGGGCAGAGGAAGATCTATCTGACCTCCTCGCCGAAAATCAAAGGCTCTTCGAGGATCGAGAGAGCCTATCTGGATTCGGACCAGCGGAAGTTCTTCGTCCCCTGTCCGTTTTGCAAGCAGCTCCAGACGTTGGTCTGGAAGCAGGTCAAGTTCCCGGAAAACGACCGCTCGAAGGCGTTCTACGAGTGCGAGCATTGTCGGGCTGTAATCCAGGAGTATCACAAGGCGGCCATGATGGCCGAAGGGGTTTGGATTGCAGCGAAACCGGGCGGAAAAACTGCCGGTTTTTGGCTTTCCGGGCTCTATTCCCCGTGGGTGAGTTGGGGGGATTTGGCTGTACAGGAACTCGCAGCCGAAGGCAGTCAGGAACTCAAACAGGTCTGGACCAACTCCAGCCTTGGAGAGCTTTGGGACGATTCCGGGGAAGGTGTTGATCCGACCGGGCTCCTCGAACGACGCGAAGTTTGGGGTCCGTTTCTGCCTCCTCAGGTCGCCGTTCTGGTTGCCGGGCTTGATGTCCAGCCGGACCGGATCGAGATGGAGGTGGTTGGCTTTGGCGCCGGGGAAGAATCCTGGTCCATCGCTTACAAGGTGTTGTGGGGGGACAGTTCCGGGAAGGAGGTCTGGGAAGCACTGGACCAGGAGCTTTTGCGGTCCTGGCAGCACTCCCGGAAAGGCGTTGTTCTCCACATCCAGGCTTGCGTGATCGACTCCGCAGGTCACAACACCACACAGGTTTACGATTTCGTTCGACCTAGGCAAAGCAGAAGAATTTGGGCCGGCAAGGGCTATTCGGTCCCAGGCAAACCGCTCTGGCCGGGAAAGCCGAGCCGGAACACCAAGAACAAGACCCCGATCTACATGCTGGGGGTGGATGCGGCGAAGAACGACATCGCTTTCCGCCTGAAAATGACAGCCTCCGGCCCCGGCTACATGCACTTCCCCATGGACCGGGATAAGGAATACTTCGACCAGCTCACCGCTGAAAAAGCCGTGACGGAATGGCATCGCGGCTCGCCGGTAAGGGTTTGGGTCAAGGAGAAGCACGCCAGAAACGAAGCCCTGGACTGCCGGGTTTACGCCATGGCTGCCCTTGCTGGATTGAAACACCTCGGACTGAAACTAAATCAAGTGGCCGACAAAATGACGGAAATAGACCTTCGGGAAGATGTTCCGAAGGAAGAACCGCGTGCGCCCGCTGTAACGCCGCAACCGACACCTCAGCCGGCGCCAAAGCCGCCGCCGGCGAATACTGCGCCTCGCCGCATCATTCGGAGGATCACTTAATGGCCTTGCCCGCAGCCATTGCCCAGACCCACCTGGATGAGTGGCTCGCCGCCGATCTGGCGGTAGCCAAGAACCAGGCGTACCAAATCGCGGGCCGAACAATCACCCGCGCTGACGCCAAAGAGATTCGGGAGAATATCGATTATTGGCAAAACCAGCTTTCCCGGGCGCGTCGCTCCGGGATTCGCATTCGCAGCATCACCCCGGTGGGATGACACATGGGAATCTTTCATCGTCTGCTGACATCGATCACCGGCATCAAGCCAGGAGCAATAACGAACTACCACGGCGCTTTTCATGGCGGGTCCGTGGTGCGGCGGGATATGTCCGGCTGGCGCACCCGCACCGGGGATGCCGACGCGGACACTCTCACCGACCTTCCGAAGCTCCGGCAGCGGTCACGGGATCTGGTCCGGAACGCCCCTCTGGCCGGTGGAGCCGTCTCCACCCAGGCGATGAATGTCGTCGGAACCGGGCTGGCTCTGCAGTCCCGTGTCGACCGGAAGGCGCTGCGACTGACAGATGAGGCGGCGGGCGAGTGGGAGGGAAAGGTCGAGCGAGAGTGGCGGCTTTTTTCGGAATCTCCGGAATGCGACATCACTCGGACTCAGAATTTCCGGCAACTGCAGGATGTGATTTTCCGGTCGATGCTGGAGAGCGGAGATGTTTTTGTGGCTCTGCCCATGCGTTCCGGGACGCCCACGCTCCCGTTCTCTCTGCGGATCCAGTTGATCGAGGCTGACCGGGTCAGCAACCCGAACGGGCAGGCCGATTCCAAGCAAATTGCCGGCGGCGTCGAGCGGGATGCCTATGGAGCCCCTTTGGCCTACCACATCAGGGACATTCATCCGGGATCCGAGGTGGAACGGGGCCGTTCCTGGCAGAGAATTCCAGCCTTCGGCAGCCAAAGCGGAAGGCGCAACCTGCTGCACATCTTCCACCGTACCCGTCCTGGACAGAGCCGTGGCGTTCCTGTCCTCGCCCCGGTCATCACCGCTCTGAAGCAGTTGGACCGGTACACCGAGGCTGAAATGAATGCGGCGGTCCTCGCTGGCATGTTCGCCGTGTTCGTCAAAACGCCCGCCCTGGAGGATTTCGACCCGACCGGGCAACAGAGCGAAACCGGAGCTACTGCGGCGGACGAAG
The window above is part of the Magnetococcales bacterium genome. Proteins encoded here:
- a CDS encoding phage portal protein; protein product: MGIFHRLLTSITGIKPGAITNYHGAFHGGSVVRRDMSGWRTRTGDADADTLTDLPKLRQRSRDLVRNAPLAGGAVSTQAMNVVGTGLALQSRVDRKALRLTDEAAGEWEGKVEREWRLFSESPECDITRTQNFRQLQDVIFRSMLESGDVFVALPMRSGTPTLPFSLRIQLIEADRVSNPNGQADSKQIAGGVERDAYGAPLAYHIRDIHPGSEVERGRSWQRIPAFGSQSGRRNLLHIFHRTRPGQSRGVPVLAPVITALKQLDRYTEAEMNAAVLAGMFAVFVKTPALEDFDPTGQQSETGATAADEDLKMTGGTMVNLAPGEDITSVAPGRPNQAFAQFVEAVQEQIGVGLGIPVELLRMHFSASYSASRAALLEAWKLFLTKRGWLVDSLCTPVYQTWMDEAVALGRIQAPGYFSDPGIRAAYQGAQWVGPAPGQLDPLKEANAAVVRIGAGLSSIDQEAAQMGGDFDQIHRQRAKEERMRQEAGLVMPLVAPDIQQGTGNG
- a CDS encoding phage terminase large subunit family protein; this encodes MASGAFVVRKAAAAALRPPPDITVSEWADKHRILKVAGEPGRWRTSRTPYLKEIMDCLSDGSLFERVVFVKPSQVGATEILLNWIGYSIHYSPGPMAVVTATMDLAKTLSQTRLDPMIADNQILKDLVVEQKSRDSGNSTNLKVARNGAVVWLKGANSPASLMSIAVKRLAGDEVERWPGNVGGEGDPVWLAEARTNTFRGQRKIYLTSSPKIKGSSRIERAYLDSDQRKFFVPCPFCKQLQTLVWKQVKFPENDRSKAFYECEHCRAVIQEYHKAAMMAEGVWIAAKPGGKTAGFWLSGLYSPWVSWGDLAVQELAAEGSQELKQVWTNSSLGELWDDSGEGVDPTGLLERREVWGPFLPPQVAVLVAGLDVQPDRIEMEVVGFGAGEESWSIAYKVLWGDSSGKEVWEALDQELLRSWQHSRKGVVLHIQACVIDSAGHNTTQVYDFVRPRQSRRIWAGKGYSVPGKPLWPGKPSRNTKNKTPIYMLGVDAAKNDIAFRLKMTASGPGYMHFPMDRDKEYFDQLTAEKAVTEWHRGSPVRVWVKEKHARNEALDCRVYAMAALAGLKHLGLKLNQVADKMTEIDLREDVPKEEPRAPAVTPQPTPQPAPKPPPANTAPRRIIRRIT